The Pirellulales bacterium DNA window CGAAACTGGGGCAAAGGGCTGCCCGCGGGCCGATCTTTCGTTCCATAGGGATCGCTAAAATACTGGGCGACCGCCTCCTTGACCGGTTTATTTTGGGAAACGAGCCACATCACCATAAAAAAGGCCATCATCGCCGTCACAAAGTCGGCGTAGGCCACTTTCCAAGCTCCCCCCCCCTTTCCAGCCATGAGTCGTGCCTTCTGTTAATTCAATGACTAAGTGCGAATTACGAAATGCGAAATCAATACAAAATTCTATAGCGTGCCATTCGGCGACAGAGTCGCCTCCTACAACTCTCTCTGCGTGCCCCTCCGCCCCCCAGCACTTACCGGCGGACTAACGTCCGCCGCTCGCCAAATTTTATCCCTCTCCTCCCGTCTCCCGTCTCTCGTCTCCCATCTCCCGCCTCCCATCTCCCATCTCCCGTCTCTCACCTCCCACCACTCGCCCCTCGTCCCTCGTCCCTCGCCCCGCATCTCGCCGCCTATTTCCCCGCCGCGTCCACCTCGGCCAGCATCTTGTCCAGTTCCTCGCGGTTCGGTCGGACATCGCTAGTCAGGCCGCGGCGGGCTTGCTCGATCGCCACGCGGGGGGGGACGTTATCCACAAAGGCCAAAATGATCGCGGCGGTCGTGCGAAAAAATGCAAATTCCGCCATCCCCCGCAGTTCTAGTTGCGCGGCCAAGGGGGCCAAAAAACCGTAAGACATCAAAATCCCCAAAAACGTCCCCACGAGCGCGGCACCGACTTTGTGGCCGATCTCTTCGACCGGTCCGCTGATCGCCCCCATCGTGATCACGATGCCCAACACCGCCGCCACGATCCCAAACCCCGGCAGGGCGTCCGCGGTTTTAGTTAGTACAATCAACGGAATATGGTGCTCGTCCTCCATGACTTTGAGCTCTTTATCCAGCATCGCGGAAAGCTGCTGTGGGCTGGCCGAACCGTCGATCACGGTTGAAAGCGCGCCGCTGATAAATTCCGACAAGTGGTGGTTCTTGGCCACTAGGGGATATTTTTGAAAAATCGCGCTGTCATGCGGATGCGAAATGTGCGATTCCAGCGCCAGCAGCCCCTCGCGGCGGGCGGTCTTGAGCAGGTCGTACATGCACATCATCAGATCGCGGTACGCCGCCTTGCTAAAGGGATTCCCCCCCATGCTGGCGAGTATCATCTTAAACAGATCAATCACGACCTTGGGCGAGGAACTCACCAGCATCCCGCCAAACGCTGCCCCGCCGATGGTGACAATTTCGGACGGGTGGATCAGCGCGCCAATCTCTCCCCCGGCCATGGTAAAGCCGCCCAAGACCGAGCCGATCACCACGATAAAGCCGACGATGACGATCATGGGGGGGGTTCAATTAAGAATTAGGAATTAAAAATTAAGAATGGGCGGCTGGGTGGTGTTACTGGTATGCCGAGTCGGGGCGAGATACTG harbors:
- the motA gene encoding flagellar motor stator protein MotA is translated as MIVIVGFIVVIGSVLGGFTMAGGEIGALIHPSEIVTIGGAAFGGMLVSSSPKVVIDLFKMILASMGGNPFSKAAYRDLMMCMYDLLKTARREGLLALESHISHPHDSAIFQKYPLVAKNHHLSEFISGALSTVIDGSASPQQLSAMLDKELKVMEDEHHIPLIVLTKTADALPGFGIVAAVLGIVITMGAISGPVEEIGHKVGAALVGTFLGILMSYGFLAPLAAQLELRGMAEFAFFRTTAAIILAFVDNVPPRVAIEQARRGLTSDVRPNREELDKMLAEVDAAGK